DNA from Actinomyces sp. oral taxon 897:
CGCCGCGGGCCTGAGGGGCCTGGCCGTCATTATGCCCACGGCCTCACCCACCCAGCAGGCCCACCACACCGTCAGCGTCAAGCGGATGCTGGTCTCCCGCTCGGCCCAGAAGCTCACCCCCGAGTGGGCCTACTTCGCCCGGGTCGTGGCCGACGCCCGCCACCTGCGCCTGACGGCGTCCCGGGAGACCCTGGTGGACGACGAGCTCCTGGGGGCCACCCGCGAGGCGATCGGCACCGCCGTGCGCGACTGGCTGGAGCGGCTGCGGCACACCGCCCCCACCCGCATGGAGGAGTTCGTCCGCTCCCACGCCGTCGGGCTGTGTGCGGTGGCCGTCCACGACCCCATGATGCTCGACCTCGTGGCCCACCACGTGCCCCTGGAGACGACCGAGGGCCCGCGCAGCCTCACCGCCCTGGCCGACCTGGTCCGCCTCGGGCGCCAGGTGCGCTACACCCGCACCGTGGACCAGTACCGGGCCCTGGCCGACGTCGCCTCCGCCCAGGGGATCGTGCTGGTCGACGCCGGGCACTCCTACGAGGAGGAGCTCCTCCAGGCGGTGCGCACCCACCCCGAGGTCCTGGGGGGCGTGGTCTTCGACCTGGTGGACCCCGGTGAGCTCCTCGACGTCCTGGAGCCGTGCACCCCGGCGGAGGAGGCGCAGGCCGCCGACCTGCTGCTGGTGGCCGCCCGCGCCCTGGGCTCCCAGGGCTGCCAGGTGGTCCTACGGCGCTTCGCCCCCGCCGCCCTGCCCGCCCTCTACCTGCCCGACCCGGACCTGGCCGGCCAGCAGGTCGCCAGGAGCGGGGCCGAGGCGGCCCGGACCGTGGGCAGTGTCTGGTCCGACCTGCTGGGCGTGGCCGACCCCTTCGCCACCTCCTCCCCGCCGCGCCTGGTGCTCAACCGCTCCAACCCGCTGGTGGCCAGGCTCGTGACCTCCGTGGACGAGGTCGTCCTCACCCAGGTCCTGCGCGGGCTCTACGTGCAGAGCCTGCTGTCGGGCCACCAGGTGCTCGGCCCCACCGAGCGCGCCTGGGCGGCCCAGACCCTCCACACCCTCCTGGAACGCGCCGTCGGCCCGGGCGGCCGGGGCGACGAGCAGGAGCCGCCCCCTCCCGCTGCCTGCTGAACGGTGCGTCCCCCGACGCCGTCCCACCTGCCGGTAGGCAGTCGGGCCCCACCCTCTACCACCTTCCCCTACCCGGCGTCGTGCCAAAGGAGAGCGTCCATGACCACTCGCGAGGACATCTGGGACCGCCTGGACCAGGCCCACGCCCTGCCCTACGGCCCGGCCCGCTCCGCCCTGGTGGCCGAGGCGGTGACCTGGGCGGACGCCATCGAGGACGAGGAGGCCGCGGTGGTCACCCGCCTGGAGCTCATCCACGCCTACCAGTGGGGGCGGGAGCACTGGAAGGGTGTGGCCCCCTTCGTGTGGTGCCTGGCCCGGCAGGCCGAGCGCCCCGACCTCTTCCACCACAACCGCCTGTACCACCTCATGTGGAACTACAAGTGGGTCGTGACCGCGGCGGCCGCCAACCCCCGGGTGAGCCTGGAGCAGGTGCGTCTCCTGGAGGACGGCATGGAGTCCTTCTTCCGCTCCCAGGGGGCCTCCATGCACACGGTCCACGGGCAGCGCTACTACGTCGCCGTGGACCTGGGCCTGCCCGACGAGGCGCGCGCCGAGCTCGCCGCCTGGCGCGCCACCCCCCGCGACGAGAACTCCGACTGCGTGGCCTGCGACCCCGAGCGCCAGGTGGGCGCCGCCCGCCGCGCCGAGGACTGGGAGCTGGCCGTGGCCACCGCGGTGCCCGTGCTGCGCGAGGACGTGGGCTGCGGGGAGCAGCCCGCCGGTATGCAGAACCTCGTGCTCCTGCCGCTGCTGGCCTCCGGGCGCCCCCGGGCCGCCTGGGAGGCCCACCTGCGCTCCTACCGCAGGCACCGCGTCAACCCCCGCTACACCGCCCCCATGGGGCGCCACCTGGAGTACCTGGCCCTGTCCGGGCACCTGGTCCGCGGCCTGGAGATCCTGCGCCGCCACGCCTCCTGGACGGCCGACGCCGACGAGGCCGACAGCCTCCAGGTCCTCCTGATCGGCATCGCCCTGGTCCTGCGGGAGGCGGAGCGGGCGGGCCTGGGGCAGGAGCCCCTGGGGGTGGACCTGCCGTCCCACGCCGTGTGGGGCCCGGAGGCGGGGGTCGACGCCGAGGTCACCGTGAGCCGGGCCCGCCAGCAGATCCTGGCCTGGGTGCGCAGCCTGACGGCGGCCTACGACGCCCGTAACGGCAACCCCGTGCTGGGCCGGGACCTGGAGCGGGCCCTGGCCCGTGAGCCCTTCGCCGTGGCCGACTTCACCAGGATCCTGGAGCTCATTAGCCCCTCCGAGCCCCTGCCCGAGGCCGCACACGTCTCCGACCTGCCCGAGGCCGGTGCCGGTCCTCACGCTGGCTCCGGTGGCTCTGCTGGCAGCGGCGGCTCCGGCAGCTCCGACGCTGGCGGCTCTGGCTCCGGCGGCTCTGGCTCCGGTGGCTCTGCCAGTCCTAACGCTGGCGGCTCTGCCAGTCCTGACGCCGACGCCAGCTCCGACGCCGTCCCCGGGGCGTCCGGCGGTGCCGGCCAGGCCCCCGGCGGTGCCGGCCAGGCCCCCAGTACCGCCAGCCCGGCCCCCGCCCCCCGCCAGGAGCACGCCGAGCCCTACCCGCCCCTGAGCCTGCCCGTCCTGACCCCGCCCGCCGACGGGCTGGAGGCGGCCACGCGCATCCAGCGCCTCCCCGCCGCCATGACCCTGGAGGCGACCTTCCTCCACCAGCAGGTGCGTGAGCGCGGCCTGCTGCCCGTGGACGAGGAGGGGCTGACGCTCAGGCAGCGGTGCGACCTGGCGATGACGGCGGGGGCCGCGGCCTTCCGGCTGGACGACCCCTACCAGGCCATGGAACGGCGTCGGCAGGCCCTGGTGCTGGCCCAGCAGGAGGCCGAGCAGGATCCGGGGATAGACAGCCGCCTGCACGTCACCTGCGTCGCCCTGTCCTGCCTGCGCTCCGAGAACGCCGCCGCCGAGAGGACCGAGATCACCGGGGTGGACCAGGACGAGGCCCAGAGGATGCAGTACCAGGCCTGGCAGGGCCGGGTGGGGCGCCTCCACCACCTCGCCTCGCGGCTGCGCGCCGACGTCGCCGAGCTGGCCCAGGGCACCCCCGAGGACCGCAGGACCGCGCTGGACGGACTGGACCACCTCGTCCGGTGCTCCTACCTCCTCAACGACCTCGACCTGGCCGCCGAGGTCCTCCAGCAGGCCGAGGAGCTGGTCCGGGACGTCGAGGCCCGCGGCGAGGACCCCGACGGGATCCTGCGCGACCTCCTGGACCTGGACCGGGTGGCCGTGAGCGCAATGCGCGGTGAGCCCTACCAGGCCTGCGTGCTCGCGGACTCCCTCCTGCGCCGCCACGACCCCTGCCCGGCCTGGCTGGCCCTGGCCGCCCGCGACTCCCTGGGCTGGACCTGCGGCATGTACGGGATGCAGGAGGAGGCCGCCCGCCAGCTCCAGGAGTCGGCCAATATCTCCCTGGCGCTGGACGTGCGGGACTGGGCGACCGAGACCATGGCCAACCTGGCCAACGCGCTCGGGGCCACCGGACGCTTCCTGGAGGCCGCCGAGGTCCTGGAGACGGCCATCGGGCTGCTGCGCGGGCCGGGGCTCCAGCGACGCCGCATGAGGCTCCTGTGGGTCCTGACCCACGTGCTGGACGACCTCAACGAGTACGCGCGCCTGCAGGAGACCAGCCAGGAGCTGGCCGAGCTGGAGCTCGCCACGGGCAACGACAAGGGTGCGCTGGCCGCCTTCGAGCGGGCGGCGCGAGCCTCCTACGAGCTCAAGGAGGCCCACACGGCCGCCGCCCTCTACCAGCGCTGCGCCGACCTGGAGGACCTGGACAGCCCCGGCGGGGCCCTGCGCCGCTCCCGCCTCCTGCGTCGGGCCGCCTTCGCCCTGACCCGCCAGCCCACCACCGCCATGACCCGGGCCCAGCTGCCCCGGGCCCGTGACCTGTGGCAGCTGGGCGCCGACCTGCTGGACCAGGCCTGGGAGCGGCCCTGCGAGGAGGCCGTCCAGGAGCGCGCCGACGCCTACGAGCAGCTCGGGGAGATCCTGTGGTCCGGCACCGAGCTCCAGGAGGCCGGCGGGCACTTCGCGACGGCAGCCAGGCTGTACGCCGAGG
Protein-coding regions in this window:
- a CDS encoding HSP90 family protein, producing MATFQVDLRGMVDLLARNLYSGPRVYVRELLQNAVDAIAARAHDEPDCPRRVALTLDGPRLTCHDTGIGLDEEEMRTFLSTIGASSKRDELGLERVGYLGQFGIGLLSCFMVSEEITVASRSARTPDAPTVGWRGSTDGTYAVLPPGEDVPALDAPGTTVVLNARPGESWVEPGTVRALVDEFGSLLPVRIEVRSPGATTYHGREPAPWEMSRHEAREWCRTHLGVTPFDLVDLDVPAAGLRGLAVIMPTASPTQQAHHTVSVKRMLVSRSAQKLTPEWAYFARVVADARHLRLTASRETLVDDELLGATREAIGTAVRDWLERLRHTAPTRMEEFVRSHAVGLCAVAVHDPMMLDLVAHHVPLETTEGPRSLTALADLVRLGRQVRYTRTVDQYRALADVASAQGIVLVDAGHSYEEELLQAVRTHPEVLGGVVFDLVDPGELLDVLEPCTPAEEAQAADLLLVAARALGSQGCQVVLRRFAPAALPALYLPDPDLAGQQVARSGAEAARTVGSVWSDLLGVADPFATSSPPRLVLNRSNPLVARLVTSVDEVVLTQVLRGLYVQSLLSGHQVLGPTERAWAAQTLHTLLERAVGPGGRGDEQEPPPPAAC